One genomic segment of Chrysiogenia bacterium includes these proteins:
- the mtnC gene encoding acireductone synthase produces MPLPKGVSAILLDIEGTTTPISFVYDVLFPYAREHLDEYCARADQDEAVAAALVRLREEGTLESRVAGKGMPDFGNGAPFARYLMDMDRKSTGLKMLQGLIWEKGYAEGSLKSEVFDDVPAALKKWREAGIRLRIFSSGSVLAQKLLFGHTKYGDLLEHFEGYHDTTTGPKRVADSYRAIAG; encoded by the coding sequence GTGCCGCTTCCCAAGGGCGTATCCGCCATTCTGCTCGACATCGAGGGAACGACCACTCCCATTTCCTTCGTCTACGACGTGCTTTTTCCCTACGCGCGCGAACACCTCGACGAGTACTGCGCCCGTGCCGATCAGGACGAGGCGGTTGCGGCTGCGCTCGTGCGGCTTCGCGAGGAAGGCACTCTTGAATCACGTGTAGCAGGGAAGGGTATGCCCGACTTCGGAAACGGCGCGCCCTTCGCCCGCTATCTCATGGACATGGATCGCAAGTCGACCGGGCTCAAGATGCTGCAGGGTCTCATCTGGGAAAAGGGCTACGCGGAGGGATCGCTCAAGAGTGAAGTCTTTGATGACGTACCGGCGGCGCTGAAAAAGTGGCGCGAGGCCGGGATTCGCCTTCGGATTTTTTCTTCCGGCAGCGTGCTGGCCCAGAAGCTGCTGTTCGGACACACGAAATACGGCGACCTGCTCGAACACTTCGAGGGCTACCACGACACGACCACCGGGCCCAAGCGGGTGGCCGATTCCTACCGCGCCATTGCTGG